The following proteins are encoded in a genomic region of Rhizobium sp. ZPR4:
- a CDS encoding sugar ABC transporter substrate-binding protein gives MSSSFFNPTRRGFMAGTAALGAASLFGARTASAAVDWKRFSGTTLEVNLIKSPRSETILKYLSEFEALTGIKVNAEATPEQQQRQKTTIELSSGKPSFDVVHLSYHVQKRQFEKGGWLADISGFMKDPSLTDPSLTESDFAEAGLKFAKDSSGVMRSLPFSVDYWIIYWNKALFEKKGLAYPETFEDMAKAAEALTDKSTNTYGFVARGLKNANTPVWTTFMLGYGATPLSADGKLQTESQGAVDAAKLYQRLMTKSAPPGVSGFNWAEAQSAFLQGKIGMWLDGVGFAPPIENPEKSRVVGQVGYGIMPKGPNAQAAATTGDGIGVTAASQKKEAAYLFCQWAISHDMGARLLQAGAGVPFRQSILEDQKVREGVKMPGAWLDAVAGSAKVSQLALPVIIPVTEFRDIYGVGLTNMIGGADPAVELKTATAQFEPVLARSEG, from the coding sequence ATGTCATCATCATTTTTCAATCCGACACGTCGCGGCTTCATGGCCGGCACGGCAGCACTCGGAGCAGCGAGCCTTTTCGGTGCGCGCACCGCCTCGGCCGCCGTCGACTGGAAGCGCTTTTCCGGCACGACGCTCGAGGTCAATCTGATCAAAAGCCCGCGCAGCGAAACGATCCTCAAATATTTGAGCGAGTTCGAGGCGCTGACGGGCATCAAGGTCAACGCCGAGGCAACGCCGGAACAGCAGCAGCGCCAGAAGACCACGATCGAGCTCAGCTCCGGCAAGCCGAGCTTTGACGTCGTGCATCTGAGCTATCACGTCCAGAAGCGCCAGTTCGAAAAGGGCGGCTGGCTTGCCGATATCAGCGGCTTCATGAAGGACCCATCGCTCACCGATCCCTCGCTGACGGAAAGCGACTTTGCCGAGGCAGGCCTGAAGTTCGCCAAGGACTCCTCGGGCGTCATGCGCTCGCTGCCCTTCTCGGTCGACTACTGGATCATCTACTGGAACAAGGCCTTGTTCGAGAAGAAGGGCCTTGCCTATCCCGAAACTTTCGAAGATATGGCCAAGGCCGCCGAGGCGCTGACGGACAAATCGACCAACACTTATGGCTTTGTCGCCCGTGGCCTGAAGAACGCCAATACGCCGGTCTGGACGACCTTCATGCTCGGCTATGGCGCGACGCCACTTTCGGCCGACGGTAAGCTCCAGACGGAATCGCAAGGGGCCGTGGATGCTGCCAAGCTCTATCAGCGCCTGATGACGAAATCCGCACCTCCCGGCGTTTCGGGCTTCAACTGGGCAGAAGCGCAATCGGCCTTCCTGCAGGGCAAGATCGGCATGTGGCTCGATGGCGTCGGCTTTGCGCCGCCGATCGAAAACCCGGAAAAGTCGCGCGTCGTCGGCCAGGTCGGCTATGGCATCATGCCGAAGGGGCCGAATGCACAGGCAGCCGCCACGACCGGCGATGGCATCGGCGTCACTGCCGCCAGCCAGAAGAAGGAAGCCGCCTACCTCTTCTGCCAATGGGCGATCTCGCACGACATGGGCGCGCGCCTCTTGCAGGCCGGCGCCGGCGTTCCCTTCCGCCAGTCCATTCTGGAGGATCAGAAGGTTCGCGAGGGCGTGAAGATGCCGGGCGCCTGGCTCGATGCCGTCGCCGGCTCCGCCAAGGTCTCCCAGCTGGCATTACCCGTTATCATCCCGGTCACCGAGTTCCGCGACATCTATGGCGTTGGGCTGACGAACATGATCGGCGGTGCAGATCCGGCAGTCGAACTGAAAACAGCAACCGCCCAGTTCGAGCCGGTGCTGGCACGAAGCGAGGGATAA
- the ugpC gene encoding sn-glycerol-3-phosphate ABC transporter ATP-binding protein UgpC → MAPVNIQNIQKRYGQVKVIHDISVDIADGEFVVLVGPSGCGKSTLLRMIAGLEEVSDGEIRIGRREVSHLPARDRDIAMVFQNYALYPHMTVAENMGFALKLKKANTSEITAKVQKAAAILGLENLLDRLPRQLSGGQRQRVAMGRALVRDPQVFLFDEPLSNLDAKLRVQMRGEIKSMHQRIGTTTIYVTHDQVEAMTMADKIVVLHGGLIEQVGAPLDLYDRPANLFVAGFIGSPSMNFIDGKIEEGVFRSDKGLILPLPEGFPIAQHGGRPLVYGIRPEHIRAAASGLSARVGIVEGTGSEIYAKLDCSGEEISCLFRERLNIRFGDKIEIAIDPTSIHLFDKASGKRL, encoded by the coding sequence ATGGCACCCGTCAACATACAGAATATCCAGAAGCGCTACGGTCAGGTGAAGGTCATTCACGATATCAGCGTCGATATCGCTGACGGCGAATTCGTCGTCCTCGTCGGCCCCTCGGGCTGCGGCAAGTCCACGCTGCTGCGCATGATCGCCGGGCTCGAAGAGGTCAGCGATGGTGAGATCCGCATCGGCCGGCGCGAAGTCAGCCATCTTCCGGCGCGCGATCGCGACATTGCGATGGTGTTCCAGAACTACGCGCTCTATCCGCATATGACGGTGGCCGAAAACATGGGTTTTGCGCTGAAGCTGAAGAAGGCAAATACTTCGGAGATCACCGCCAAGGTGCAAAAGGCTGCCGCCATCCTCGGCCTCGAAAATCTGCTGGATCGCCTGCCTCGCCAGCTTTCCGGCGGCCAGCGCCAGCGTGTCGCCATGGGGCGAGCGTTGGTGCGCGATCCGCAGGTTTTCCTGTTCGACGAACCGCTCTCCAATCTCGACGCAAAATTGCGCGTGCAAATGCGCGGCGAGATCAAGTCCATGCATCAGCGCATCGGCACCACGACGATCTACGTGACGCATGACCAGGTGGAGGCGATGACCATGGCCGACAAGATCGTCGTGCTGCATGGCGGCCTCATCGAGCAGGTCGGCGCGCCGCTCGATCTTTACGATCGACCCGCCAACCTTTTCGTCGCCGGCTTCATCGGTTCGCCCTCGATGAACTTCATCGACGGCAAGATCGAGGAAGGCGTCTTCCGCAGCGACAAAGGTCTCATCCTGCCCTTGCCGGAAGGCTTTCCGATCGCACAGCACGGTGGGCGTCCGCTCGTCTACGGCATCCGGCCCGAACATATCCGCGCTGCGGCAAGCGGCCTGTCCGCCCGTGTCGGCATTGTCGAAGGCACGGGGTCTGAGATCTATGCCAAGCTCGATTGCAGCGGCGAGGAAATCTCCTGCCTGTTCCGCGAGCGGCTGAACATCCGCTTCGGCGACAAGATCGAAATCGCCATCGACCCGACAAGTATCCATCTTTTCGACAAGGCGAGCGGAAAGCGGCTTTGA
- a CDS encoding sugar ABC transporter permease, whose protein sequence is MASVSIEDNAAKAAEGRSKPHRLAPNYWPFVVPALIVIAAVIVFPWVFTLWMSVNKWTLGQSQSFVGWDNYVRLATDMRFWESLWHTVLYTVLSVVGPLIFGTLAALIFDANFPLRGFLRGIFVMPMMATPVAVALVWTMMFHPQLGVLNYLLSLVGIGPQEWIYNQSSVIPSLVLVEVWQWTPLVMLIVLGGLASVPREPYESAEIDGANAWQKFRYLTLPMISPFLMIAVIIRGIDAIKSFDIIYAMTQGGPGTASETINIYLYNTAFSYYDIGYGSAMAVVFFILIVALSFILLMMRQRTKWTDAEGH, encoded by the coding sequence ATGGCCTCCGTGAGTATCGAAGATAACGCCGCCAAAGCGGCTGAAGGAAGGAGCAAGCCGCATCGGCTTGCTCCCAACTACTGGCCCTTCGTCGTTCCCGCGCTGATCGTGATTGCCGCCGTCATCGTCTTTCCCTGGGTCTTCACCCTGTGGATGAGCGTGAACAAATGGACGCTCGGCCAATCGCAGAGCTTCGTCGGCTGGGACAATTATGTCCGACTGGCGACCGACATGCGCTTCTGGGAATCGCTATGGCACACGGTGCTCTATACCGTGCTGTCCGTCGTCGGCCCGTTGATCTTCGGCACGCTGGCCGCGCTGATCTTCGATGCAAACTTTCCGCTGCGCGGATTCCTGCGCGGCATCTTCGTCATGCCGATGATGGCAACACCCGTCGCCGTGGCTCTGGTCTGGACGATGATGTTCCACCCACAGCTCGGCGTGCTCAACTACCTGCTGTCCCTGGTCGGGATCGGACCGCAGGAATGGATCTACAATCAGTCCAGCGTCATTCCTTCGCTCGTTCTGGTCGAGGTCTGGCAATGGACGCCGCTGGTCATGCTGATCGTGCTCGGCGGCCTCGCCTCCGTGCCGCGCGAACCCTATGAAAGCGCCGAAATCGATGGCGCCAATGCCTGGCAGAAATTCCGTTATTTGACGCTGCCGATGATCTCACCCTTCCTGATGATCGCCGTCATTATTCGCGGCATCGACGCGATCAAGAGCTTCGACATCATCTACGCGATGACGCAGGGCGGCCCGGGAACGGCATCCGAGACGATCAACATCTACCTCTATAATACCGCCTTTTCCTATTACGACATCGGCTATGGCTCGGCCATGGCGGTGGTGTTCTTCATCCTCATCGTCGCGCTCTCCTTCATCCTCCTGATGATGCGGCAGCGGACGAAATGGACGGACGCGGAGGGACATTGA
- a CDS encoding carbohydrate ABC transporter permease, which translates to MKRSTLNRIGLFFVALVIVSPVVLFFLWMISLSLKYEIDNGAYPPILIPDRIAWTNYVNVFQENNFFLYFWNSILVTGAATLLALIIGVPAGYGIARLKAEKSAIVIMIARMTPGLSFLIPLFLLFQWLNLLGTLWPQIIIHLVVTVPIVVWIMIGYFETTPMELEEAASIDGATPWQVFRLVALPIARPGIVVAFILSVIFSWNNFVFGIVLASRETRTLPVAVYNMLSFEQVSWGPLAAAALIVTLPVLVLTMFAQRQIIAGLTAGAVK; encoded by the coding sequence ATGAAGCGCTCGACACTCAACCGCATCGGCCTGTTCTTCGTGGCCCTGGTCATCGTCTCGCCGGTTGTCCTGTTCTTTCTCTGGATGATCTCGCTGTCGCTGAAATATGAGATCGACAACGGGGCCTATCCGCCGATCCTCATTCCCGATCGCATTGCCTGGACGAACTACGTCAATGTCTTCCAGGAAAACAACTTCTTCCTTTATTTCTGGAACTCCATTCTTGTGACGGGAGCAGCCACCCTGCTCGCGCTTATCATCGGCGTGCCGGCCGGCTATGGCATTGCCCGGCTGAAGGCGGAAAAATCGGCAATCGTCATCATGATTGCCCGCATGACGCCGGGTCTTTCCTTCCTCATCCCGCTGTTTTTGCTGTTCCAATGGCTCAATCTGCTCGGAACGCTCTGGCCGCAGATCATCATCCATCTCGTCGTCACGGTCCCCATCGTCGTCTGGATCATGATCGGTTATTTCGAGACGACGCCGATGGAGCTCGAGGAGGCAGCAAGCATCGATGGCGCAACGCCATGGCAGGTTTTCCGTCTGGTCGCCTTGCCGATCGCCCGGCCCGGCATCGTCGTCGCGTTCATTCTCTCCGTGATCTTCTCGTGGAACAATTTCGTCTTCGGCATCGTGCTTGCGAGCCGCGAGACCCGCACATTGCCCGTTGCCGTCTACAACATGCTCTCCTTCGAGCAGGTGAGCTGGGGACCGCTTGCTGCGGCCGCCTTGATCGTGACGCTGCCGGTTCTCGTGCTGACGATGTTCGCGCAGCGCCAGATCATCGCCGGCCTGACGGCCGGCGCCGTCAAATGA
- a CDS encoding GntR family transcriptional regulator — translation MDGPGEQPTLREKAYESFTRHLLARDVRPGQFISQRRLVELTGLTLGAIRELIPRLEAEGLIKTVPQRGLQIAHIDLDLIREAFQLRLFLEKEAVALFTYSASDETIAKLLKDHRDIADAIRSGDNSQELEIHAQSVDWGMHDAFIDALGNTIISNAYRVNSIKMRLISQDRFRINGHVGPVMEEHLKVLEAIERRSAEEAVTALVSHISGARDRALKM, via the coding sequence ATGGACGGACCAGGCGAACAGCCGACGTTGAGAGAGAAGGCCTATGAGAGCTTCACGCGCCATCTTTTGGCGCGCGACGTTCGCCCTGGGCAATTCATCTCGCAACGACGGCTGGTCGAATTGACGGGACTGACGCTTGGCGCGATCCGCGAATTGATCCCGCGCCTGGAAGCGGAAGGGCTGATCAAGACGGTTCCACAGCGCGGCTTGCAGATCGCCCATATCGATCTCGACCTGATCCGTGAGGCCTTCCAGCTTCGTCTTTTTCTGGAGAAGGAGGCCGTCGCGCTGTTCACCTATTCGGCCTCCGACGAGACGATTGCCAAGCTTTTGAAGGACCATCGCGATATTGCCGATGCGATCCGTTCCGGCGACAATTCGCAGGAACTGGAGATCCATGCGCAGTCGGTGGATTGGGGCATGCATGACGCGTTCATCGACGCGCTTGGCAATACGATCATCTCGAATGCCTATCGGGTCAATTCGATCAAGATGCGGCTGATCAGCCAGGACAGGTTCCGCATCAACGGCCATGTCGGTCCCGTCATGGAAGAGCATTTGAAAGTGCTTGAGGCCATTGAGCGACGATCCGCCGAGGAAGCCGTTACCGCTCTCGTATCCCACATCAGCGGAGCACGGGATCGCGCATTGAAGATGTAA